The following proteins are encoded in a genomic region of Sulfurovum indicum:
- a CDS encoding NAD(P)H-quinone oxidoreductase subunit 3, which yields MTHVITQHPYYGVFILFALTTIAFTATLFLARFVSRKLAKLDTEKLKLTIYECGPEVTKQPNTISAQFYLIALLFILFDVEIIFMFPWAIDFKLLGWFGFAEMILFILLLAIGFVYAWKKGALEWHSIK from the coding sequence ATGACTCATGTAATTACGCAACATCCGTACTATGGTGTGTTCATACTGTTTGCACTGACCACCATTGCATTTACTGCAACACTGTTTCTGGCTCGTTTTGTCAGTAGAAAACTCGCCAAACTAGATACTGAAAAGCTCAAGCTGACGATCTATGAGTGTGGACCTGAAGTAACCAAACAACCCAATACTATCTCTGCGCAGTTCTATCTGATTGCGCTTCTGTTCATTCTGTTCGATGTGGAAATCATCTTTATGTTCCCATGGGCGATCGACTTTAAGCTGCTTGGCTGGTTCGGTTTTGCGGAAATGATACTGTTTATTTTACTACTTGCGATTGGTTTCGTATATGCATGGAAGAAAGGAGCACTTGAATGGCACAGCATCAAGTAA
- a CDS encoding NADH-quinone oxidoreductase subunit C, whose protein sequence is MRKYTPKDNVQAKSYYTDRYWVAPRVPREAVEEGSHFAEVVKAMKDFSKESYVEVGQLVIHIDAQENFEAIKTLKEVCGYTQCSEQSAVDYLAQDGEFELFYQFLNVNEAKRVRIVCRIKKGEAIESIVPLFNSANFAEREMYDMFGIKVNNHPFLKRIIMPDDWEGHPLLKTYPLHGDEFASWYEVDKIFGKEYRDIIGPENRDPARIDRYDTKRFSRVGYEVPFGEDISQGEKENPIEYSETLLVDYNNKSGKQLDQRK, encoded by the coding sequence ATGAGAAAGTATACACCAAAAGACAATGTACAGGCAAAGTCCTACTATACGGACAGATACTGGGTAGCACCGCGTGTTCCTAGAGAAGCGGTTGAAGAGGGAAGTCACTTTGCCGAGGTAGTGAAGGCGATGAAGGACTTCAGCAAAGAGTCATATGTTGAAGTAGGGCAGCTTGTTATCCACATTGATGCACAAGAGAATTTTGAAGCGATAAAAACACTTAAAGAAGTTTGCGGATATACACAGTGTTCGGAGCAGAGTGCGGTGGATTATCTTGCTCAGGACGGCGAGTTCGAACTTTTCTACCAGTTCCTCAATGTCAATGAAGCAAAAAGAGTACGTATAGTCTGCCGTATCAAGAAAGGTGAAGCGATCGAGTCGATTGTACCGCTTTTCAATTCAGCAAATTTTGCAGAACGTGAAATGTACGATATGTTTGGAATCAAGGTGAATAACCATCCGTTTCTCAAGCGTATCATTATGCCTGATGACTGGGAAGGACATCCGCTGCTTAAGACCTATCCTCTGCATGGTGATGAGTTCGCATCATGGTATGAGGTTGACAAGATCTTCGGTAAAGAGTATCGTGATATTATCGGACCGGAGAACAGGGACCCTGCGCGGATCGACAGATATGATACGAAGCGCTTCTCCAGAGTCGGTTATGAAGTACCGTTTGGAGAAGATATCTCTCAGGGTGAAAAAGAGAATCCGATTGAATACAGTGAGACACTGCTGGTTGACTACAACAACAAGTCCGGTAAACAACTGGATCAGAGAAAGTAA
- a CDS encoding NuoB/complex I 20 kDa subunit family protein, translating into MAQHQVNYASSAGLPIALTSVDKLVNWGRSNSLWPLTYGLACCAIEMMASGASRYDFDRMGTIFRASPRQADVMILAGTLSKKHAEFARRLYDQMTEPKWVISMGSCANTGGMFNTYATVQGVDRIVPVDIYLPGCAPRPETLQYALMMLQKKIRRESADMKKNTKQNLRLV; encoded by the coding sequence ATGGCACAGCATCAAGTAAATTATGCCAGCTCAGCTGGATTGCCGATAGCATTGACTTCGGTAGACAAACTCGTTAACTGGGGGAGAAGTAACTCTCTTTGGCCTCTGACTTACGGACTCGCATGTTGTGCGATCGAAATGATGGCATCGGGTGCGTCCCGTTATGACTTTGACCGTATGGGTACGATCTTTAGAGCCTCTCCAAGACAGGCTGATGTTATGATCCTTGCAGGAACTCTCTCCAAGAAGCATGCTGAATTCGCCAGACGTCTTTATGACCAGATGACAGAGCCAAAATGGGTCATCTCGATGGGATCATGTGCGAATACCGGTGGTATGTTCAATACTTACGCGACTGTTCAGGGGGTTGACCGTATTGTTCCTGTTGATATTTATCTGCCTGGATGTGCGCCGAGGCCTGAAACACTGCAGTATGCACTGATGATGCTTCAGAAAAAGATCAGACGTGAGTCGGCGGACATGAAGAAGAACACAAAACAGAATTTGAGGTTAGTGTAA